GCCCGGCCATCTCCCAGCATAGTGAAGTATCCAAATTGATGCCCTGCATATGCTTGAGCAATAGGTAGAGCTCCCTCAGGAATCCGGTTCCCGGCAAGTACCGCTATACCTTCATCGCCCTGCATCGCCGTGGCGTCCAGCCCCAGAGAGGACGCTAACGGATGATTGAATACAATTAACTTCGGTGAGCGAACCGGGGTTGGATCAATCCGGGTATAGAATGATGCCGACAATCCTGTATAGCTGTTATCGAAATTCCATCCCGTTTTTTTAAACTTTGTCATGGTCTCTCCTTTGCCTACTAATGTTTTATTTACAGCTCATCAGCGAATTTAATCATCTCTAACTAATAACTTAATGTTTACTCCTTTGGATATATTATACCGTTTTCAGCGGGGTAGAGAGAACCTGTCCGTATGATGCACATATCTCTTTCCTACTTGATTCAGCGCCTATGTGGAGAAATCTCTTGACCTTAGGTCTGACCTAAGGTGTATGGTTGAGATATTCCATCCCATCCATAGGAGTAACGCTTATGAATAATGAAATTACAATTAGCGAGTTAGCCCGGCTAATGAATGTATCTGTCCATCAACTTCGTTATTTCGAAGAGAAGGATGTCCTGACACCTGCGTACACGGACCACAATCAATATCGTATGTACGGTATGGATCAGGTCTACCAACTAGCTCATATTTTACTGCTCCGCAAATTAGGAGTCCCTGTACAGTCTATTAAGGAATGCATGACTTCTTATTCTGCCGATCAGCACAAACAGCTTCTTCATCAATCATTGCAGGAAATAAATACGGAGTTGCTGCGCCTTCAAGGACTTCAGAGGTTCATTACCAAGGTTCTGCAGGAGCAGCAGGAATTTATCCTGTCGTCTGACGAGTACCGGATAAAATGGCGGGATACCGCTTATTTATCCCATTGGCTCGAAATAGATGCACAGACGAAGCTTACAGCCAGATCGCTCGCTGAACGAGCTTCACAGCTACCTAATTTGTTCGAATCGGATATCTATTATATAGAGAATGAGGCGAATATCCTCACCCTATACACCGAGACACAAACGCAAGGGCCGGGCGTGCTCACCTTACCGGAAGGTAACTATCTATCTGCGCAGAGGTTGATTCACGAAGATGATGAGCTGGAGCAGGTGGTCGAGCAATTTTTCGTCTATGCTGCAGCACAGTCTTATGTTATTGCAGGACCTGTCATTATTATTGAAAAGTCTTATTTATCCTTATTCCCCCCTAACGGTCTGCACTATGAACTGCAAGCCTTACTTGAGCCGCATCCGGAAGGGAGCCAGCCAACATGACAACTCTCATATCGATCGAACCTATGCAGGCCAAATACAATGAACAGGTCAGCCGATTACTAGTCTATGGATTCGGTGATAAATTCCGGACTCTAATGAAAATGGGGAATGACGAGTTGGCACTCTTTTTCGAACACTTATTGGAGCATTTCCCTTCTGAACCAGCAAGTCAAAGACTGGTCGCCCTGCAAGATGGGAAGGTTATCGGAACTCTCAGCTTCAAACGCAAGCCGGATCATGATATGAAGCAAGGGCAAAAACAGAGAACCCTATCATGCAAATGCTTCAATAAGGTTAGTAAATGGAACCTGATAAAATTACTAATCGGACTATACTTATTGGACCATAGACCACAGGTCGGAGAATGCTATATCACAGACATCGCTGTTCATCCGGATCATCGCAGCCAAGGGGTTGGAAGACTGCTATTACAGCGGGTACAGGATTTTGTACAGACAGAACCAAGTCTCTATGTTCTAAGCTTGTACGTCTCCGGGAAAAATCCAAGAGCCAAGCATCTGTACGAGCAGCTATCCTTTAGAACCCATTCTCAGGGAACTAGTATAATGCGGCAGTTGGTCATCAAGGAACCGAGGTGGGATTACATGCAGATGGAATTAGATCAAGAAAGAAGGAGAGTTCCAGAGCAGATATGAAGAAAAAAATATTAATTCCCTTACTTGTCATCTTAGGTTTACTAGTTGGTGTAGGACTTATTATCTTGAAGCAAAACAGTTTCAACATGGTAGAGAAGTCTATTGAGATCCCAACTCCGGAAGGAAATTTGACAGGAACATTTGTACTTCCCAAGAACTACGAGGGAAAGCTGGGCCTGGTCTTGTTCATCCACGGTGACGGAGCGATTAATGCTTCTCATGATGACGGGTATAAGCCGCTGTGGGAGCGGCTAGCCTCGCTTGGCTACGCCTCCTTATCTCTTAACAAAAGAGGCATTAATGGATCCGAAGGCAACTGGCTCGATCAGAGCATGGATGACCGTGTAGAGGAAGCTAGGCGGGCCATTGCATGGGCCAAACAGCAACCCATGATTGATGAGAATCAGATCGGGGTATGGGGAGCAAGCCAGGCGGGATGGGTCATCCCCAAACTCGCAGGCAAGGAGCCTCTGGCATTCAGTCTTATGTTATCCCCCGCTATCAACTGGTTAAGCCAAGGAAAATATTATACACAAAAGCATTTGCAAAAGCTTGGTTACTCCGAAGCAGAAATACAAGACGAAGAAGCTTATAATAAACAAGTAAACCAGCTTCTAGAAAATCATGCTCCTTATGAGCAATATCTGGAGATTGCCCGTAAAGAAAGTTTAATAACAAAAGAACACTGGACGTTTGTCAGTAAGAACTTCCTCTCGGACGCAACTGAGGATCTCCGTAATTTCAAATCACCAGTTCTCCTACTTCTTGGTGAAGAGGATATCCACGTCAATTGGAAGGAAACGGAGACAGTCTATCGCAACATCGTTAATCCGGAGCTGCTGACCGTCGCCGTATTCCCTGACACCGAGCATTCCATGCTAAGCACAAAAACCGCTGATTCGGAGCTCCGGGCCGTGCTTATCAGCCTGTTTGCTCCAAGACAAATTACCGTAAAAGGCTATATGGATCAAATCGAGCTATTTCTACGAGGGCTTCCTAAGTAAGCGAAGCTAAAATAATTTCTAAATGGCGGGTCTAGCTGTAATACAACCAGAATCATCTATTTATTTGTCTTACAGCTACCGCCTCTTCCTCCTGAACAGTAACCCGATTCCAACCAGGGCTCCTATTCCAGCACTCCCACAGAGGTTGATGAGCATTTCGGGCTTTCCGAATCCCCAATATAGCAGTACATTCAAAGCAAATGAAACAGCACAAAGTAGCAATATCCATTTCAATACTTGATTTACCATCCCGATCTCTCCTCTCA
The window above is part of the Paenibacillus lutimineralis genome. Proteins encoded here:
- a CDS encoding MerR family transcriptional regulator yields the protein MNNEITISELARLMNVSVHQLRYFEEKDVLTPAYTDHNQYRMYGMDQVYQLAHILLLRKLGVPVQSIKECMTSYSADQHKQLLHQSLQEINTELLRLQGLQRFITKVLQEQQEFILSSDEYRIKWRDTAYLSHWLEIDAQTKLTARSLAERASQLPNLFESDIYYIENEANILTLYTETQTQGPGVLTLPEGNYLSAQRLIHEDDELEQVVEQFFVYAAAQSYVIAGPVIIIEKSYLSLFPPNGLHYELQALLEPHPEGSQPT
- a CDS encoding GNAT family N-acetyltransferase, which produces MTTLISIEPMQAKYNEQVSRLLVYGFGDKFRTLMKMGNDELALFFEHLLEHFPSEPASQRLVALQDGKVIGTLSFKRKPDHDMKQGQKQRTLSCKCFNKVSKWNLIKLLIGLYLLDHRPQVGECYITDIAVHPDHRSQGVGRLLLQRVQDFVQTEPSLYVLSLYVSGKNPRAKHLYEQLSFRTHSQGTSIMRQLVIKEPRWDYMQMELDQERRRVPEQI
- a CDS encoding alpha/beta hydrolase family protein, yielding MKKKILIPLLVILGLLVGVGLIILKQNSFNMVEKSIEIPTPEGNLTGTFVLPKNYEGKLGLVLFIHGDGAINASHDDGYKPLWERLASLGYASLSLNKRGINGSEGNWLDQSMDDRVEEARRAIAWAKQQPMIDENQIGVWGASQAGWVIPKLAGKEPLAFSLMLSPAINWLSQGKYYTQKHLQKLGYSEAEIQDEEAYNKQVNQLLENHAPYEQYLEIARKESLITKEHWTFVSKNFLSDATEDLRNFKSPVLLLLGEEDIHVNWKETETVYRNIVNPELLTVAVFPDTEHSMLSTKTADSELRAVLISLFAPRQITVKGYMDQIELFLRGLPK